DNA sequence from the Novosphingobium sp. KACC 22771 genome:
CAAAGGCGCTGGCGCCCGCGTCCTGCTGGTCGATATCGACATCGGTGATCGCCTGGGGCTGGGCCTTCAATGCCTGCACCAGCTTGTCGCCCGCCTCGCGCAGCATCTGGGCGCTTTCGGCGTGGAGGACGTATTGATAGGTCGCGCTGCTCTGGCGCCCGCCCGCCTGCAGATCCTGCACCGGGTTCAAGAATACGCTGACCCCGCGCACCTGCGCCAGTTTGGGGCGCAGGCGGGCGATCACGTCATTGATCGGAGGTCGCTCTCCGCGCGGTTTGAGGTTGACGAACATAAAGCCCGAACCCGCGCGCCCGCCCCCGGTAAAAGCCACCAGCGTGGCCACCGCCGGATCGGACCGGATGATGTTGGCCGCCTGCGTCAGCTTGTCGGATGTGGCGGCAAAGGACATGGATTGATCGACGCGCAGGCCGCCGGTCATCGCTCCCGTATCCTGCTGCGGCAGCAATCCCTTGGGCGCGACCACGATCAGGAACACGTTCAAAATCACCGCGCCCAGCAAGAGCAAGAGCACCGGCCCGCGATGGTTGAGCGCCCATTCCAGCCGCCGCGCATAGCGCGAATGCAGCCAGTCGAAAAACCGGCGCGAATGGCGGAACAGCGCATTGTCCTTTTCCGTCCCCGGCGCGGCCAGAACGCGCCCGGCCAGCATCGGCGTGACGGTCAAGCTGGCGATCAGGCTGATGCCCACCGCCGCCGTCATGGTCAGCGCGAATTCGCGCATCAGGCGGCCCATCACCCCGCCCATGAAGATCAGCGGCACAAACACCGCGACCAGAGAGAGCGAGATCGACAGCACCGTAAAGCCCACCTCGCGCGCGCCGCGCAGCGCGGCCTGCAGGGGCTTCATCCCTTCCTCGACATGGCGGGCGATGTTTTCGACCACCACGATGGCGTCATCGACGACAAAACCGGTGGCCACGGTCAGCGCCATGAGGCTGAGATTGTCGAGCAGAAAGCCCGACATATACATCACCCCCAGCGTGCCCAGCAGCGAGACGATCACCGCCGCCGCAGGGATCAGCGTCGCGCGCCAGCTTTGCAGAAACACGCTGACCACGACCACCACCAGCAGCGTGGAGACGAGCAGCGCGATCTCCACCTCATGCAGCGAGGAGCGGATGGTGATTGTGCGGTCGGTGGCAATGTTGAGCTTGATGTCGGCGGGCAGCAGGGCTTGCAGCCCCGGCACCTGCGCACGCAGCGCATCGACGGTGGCCACGATATTGGCATCAGGCTGGCGCGTGATGATGATGGGCACCGACTTCTTGCCGTTGAACAGGCCCATCGTGCGCAATTCCTCCGGCCCATCGATCACGCGGGCGATGTCGGACAGGCGCACCGGCGCGCCATTGCGCCAGGCGATGACCATGGGGGCAAAATCGGCGGCTTTCAGCGCGGCGGCATTGGAGAAAATCTGCCACGACAATCCGCCCTTGGAAATGTCGATCCCCTCCAGCACACCTCTGGGCCGGTTGGCGCTGGCCGATTGCAGGGCGGTGCGCACATCCTCCAGCGCGATCCCCGCGCGGGCCAATTGCATCGGGTTGATCTCGATCCGCACGCCGGGCAAGGCCGCCCCGCCCAGTTCGACATTGCCCACGCCATTCACCTGCAACAGCTTTTGCTGCACGATGTTCGAGACCGCATCGTAGATCTGTTCGGGCGTGCGGGTCGGGCTGGTCAGCGCAAGGATCAGGATCGGCGCATCGGCCGGGTTCATCTTGCGATAGGTGGGGTTGGTTTTGAGCGTGCTGGGCAGATCGGCGCGCGCGGCGGCAATGGCGGCCTGAACATCGCGGGCGGCCCCGTCGATGTTGCGATTGAGGTCGAATTGCAGCACCACCTGAGACGAACCCAGCGAGGAGCGCGAGGTCATTTCGGTCACGCCCGCAATCGTGCCCAATCGCCGTTCCAGCGGGCTGGCCACGGTGCTGGCCATGGTCGAGGGGCTGGCGCCGGGCAGATTGGCCTGCACCATCACGGTGGGAATATCAACGCGGGGCAGTGGCGCGACGGGCAGTTGAAAAAACGCCGCGATTCCCGCCAGCGCCACACCGATGGTGAGCAGGATCGTGCCGACCGGGCGGCGGATGAAGGGGGCGGAGATGTTCACGCCGCCTGCCCTTCATGCATGCGGCCCCGGCGGGCGGCACGGCGTTCGCGCCAGTTTTCAAAGGCGAGGAAGATGACCGGGGTGGTGAACAGCGTCAGCACCTGGGAAAGGATCAGCCCCCCCGCGATGGACAGGCCCAGAGGCTGGCGCAGTTCATGGCCCATGCCCGACCCGAAGATCATCGGGATCGCGGCGAACAGCGCGGCAAAGGTGGTCATCATGATCGGGCGGAAACGCAGATGGGCGGCGCGGCGGATGGCTTCGTCGGCGCTCATCCCTTCCTCGCGCATGGCGGCAATCGCAAAGTCGATCATCATGATCGCGTTTTTCTTCACAATGCCGATCAGCAGCACGATGCCGATGATCCCGATCACGCCCAGCCCATAGGAGGTCAACGCCAGCGCGATCAGCGCCCCCACGCCCGCCGAGGGCAGGGTGGAAAGGATCGTGACGGGATGGACAAAGCTTTCATACAGCACGCCCAGCACGATATAGACCGTGATGATCGCGGCCAGCACCAGCACCAGTTCATTGGCCAGCGCCGAGCGGAAAGCCGAGGCCGAGCCGGAGAAATCCATCGTCAGCGACGAGGGCATGCCCAGATCCTTGGCCACCTGCTCGATCTGGTCCACCGCGTGGCCCAGCGATACGCCGGGGGCAATGTCAAAGCCGATGGTGGCCGAGGGGAATTGCCCCTCGCGCGCCAGAACCAGCGGGCTGGTGCCCTCGCGGATCGTGGCGATTGTGCCCAGCGGCACCTGCGTGCCCGAGGACAGCGGGATATAGAGCATCTGGAGGCTTTGCGGATCGGACAGCATCTGCGGGCTGGCCGAGAGGATCACGCGGTTCTGGCTCGATTGGGTATAGATGGTCGAGATGATCCGCTGGCCAAAGGCGTCATAGAGCGCATTGTCCACGCTGAGCACCGAGAGGCCCAGACGCGCCGCCGCATCGCGGT
Encoded proteins:
- a CDS encoding efflux RND transporter permease subunit, producing the protein MNISAPFIRRPVGTILLTIGVALAGIAAFFQLPVAPLPRVDIPTVMVQANLPGASPSTMASTVASPLERRLGTIAGVTEMTSRSSLGSSQVVLQFDLNRNIDGAARDVQAAIAAARADLPSTLKTNPTYRKMNPADAPILILALTSPTRTPEQIYDAVSNIVQQKLLQVNGVGNVELGGAALPGVRIEINPMQLARAGIALEDVRTALQSASANRPRGVLEGIDISKGGLSWQIFSNAAALKAADFAPMVIAWRNGAPVRLSDIARVIDGPEELRTMGLFNGKKSVPIIITRQPDANIVATVDALRAQVPGLQALLPADIKLNIATDRTITIRSSLHEVEIALLVSTLLVVVVVSVFLQSWRATLIPAAAVIVSLLGTLGVMYMSGFLLDNLSLMALTVATGFVVDDAIVVVENIARHVEEGMKPLQAALRGAREVGFTVLSISLSLVAVFVPLIFMGGVMGRLMREFALTMTAAVGISLIASLTVTPMLAGRVLAAPGTEKDNALFRHSRRFFDWLHSRYARRLEWALNHRGPVLLLLLGAVILNVFLIVVAPKGLLPQQDTGAMTGGLRVDQSMSFAATSDKLTQAANIIRSDPAVATLVAFTGGGRAGSGFMFVNLKPRGERPPINDVIARLRPKLAQVRGVSVFLNPVQDLQAGGRQSSATYQYVLHAESAQMLREAGDKLVQALKAQPQAITDVDIDQQDAGASAFVTVDRNRAASLGITMNTIDQTLYDAFGQRQVASIYQGLNQYHVVMEADPIYAGKPEALNNLYLPVGGTLSSSTAATNANASLGNNAARGSAVSATATTQIPLSTVAAWSNASTAASVSHTDGEPSATISFNLPPGLSLGQAAQTIANTQASLALPAGVHGDFGGTAKVFQQSTSSMPLLIAAAIITIYIVLGILYESAIHPLTVLSTLPSAGVGAIFALIVTGGQFDIIALIGVVLLIGIVKKNAILIIDFAIESERSRGLSSFEAIREASLLRFRPILMTTLAAALGALPLAIGFGDGAELRRPLGIAIVGGLIVSQMLTLLTTPVVYLALDKWRRRSPHEHLLARHGDLEPGAEPLEA